The Phaeodactylum tricornutum CCAP 1055/1 chromosome 2, whole genome shotgun sequence DNA window NNNNNNNNNNNNNNNNNNNNNNNNNNNNNNNNNNNNNNNNNNNNNNNNNNNNNNNNNNNNNNNNNNNNNNNNNNNNNNNNNNNNNNNNNNNNNNNNNNNNNNNNNNNNNNNNNNNNNNNNNNNNNNNNNNNNNNNNNNNNNNNNNNNNNNNNNNNNNNNNNNNNNNNNNNNNNNNNNNNNNNNNNNNNNNNNNNNNNNNNNNNNNNNNNNNNNNNNNNNNNNNNNNNNNNNNNNNNNNNNNNNNNNNNNNNNNNNNNNNNNNNNNNNNNNNNNNNNNNNNNNNNNNNNNNNNNNNNNNNNNNNNNNNNNNNNNNNNNNNNNNNNNNNNNNNNNNNNNNNNNNNNNNNNNNNNNNNNNNNNNNNNNNNNNNNNNNNNNNNNNNNNNNNNNNNNNNNNNNNNNNNNNNNNNNNNNNNNNNNNNNNNNNNNNNNNNNNNNNNNNNNNNNNNNNNNNNNNNNNNNNNNNNNNNNNNNNNNNNNNNNNNNNNNNNNNNNNNNNNNNNNNNNNNNNNNNNNNNNNNNNNNNNNNNNNNNNNNNNNNNNNNNNNNNNNNNNNNNNNNNNNNNNNNNNNNNNNNNNNNNNNNNNNNNNNNNNNNNNNNNNNNNNNNNNNNNNNNNNNNNNNNNNNNNNNNNNNNNNNNNNNNNNNNNNNNNNNNNNNNNNNNNNNNNNNNNNNNNNNNNNNNNNNNNNNNNNNNNNNNNNNNNNNNNNNNNNNNNNNNNNNNNNNNNNNNNNNNNNNNNNNNNNNNNNNNNNNNNNNNNNNNNNNNNNNNNNNNNNNNNNNNNNNNNNNNNNNNNNNNNNNNNNNNNNNNNNNNNNNNNNNNNNNNNNNNNNNNNNNNNNNNNNNNNNNNNNNNNNNNNNNNNNNNNNNNNNNNNNNNNNNNNNNNNNNNNNNNNNNNNNNNNNNNNNNNNNNNNNNNNNNNNNNNNNNNNNNNNNNNNNNNNNNNNNNNNNNNNNNNNNNNNNNNNNNNNNNNNNNNNNNNNNNNNNNNNNNNNNNNNNNNNNNNNNNNNNNNNNNNNNNNNNNNNNNNNNNNNNNNNNNNNNNNNNNNNNNNNNNNNNNNNNNNNNNNNNNNNNNNNNNNNNNNNNNNNNNNNNNNNNNNNNNNNNNNNNNNNNNNNNNNNNNNNNNNNNNNNAAAGAAGATACAACGACGACGCTTTTCAACAATAGAGGCATCCGTGCCCTCTCACAAAACGTCCTTTCTCGTCCGGTGGTAGTCGAGCAACAGTCTCCCTTTTTAGCGCTTCTACACAATTTGGTTTTAAGCAACCTTTCGCTGATAAGCTGAGCAAAGGGTAAAAGGCACGGCTTCAACCATAGCCCTAGAGCTGTAGCTGTCACAGCAGATAAAGACAGCTGGACTGGACTTGGCTTGTACAACTTTTGGGCCAGCTTTACTGCATCTCTGTAATAACCAGCTTCGGATGCGTTCATACTGACTAACGCTTTCGTTAGCTGAAGAATCGAATTCTGCAAAAGTTCCGTTGGTTCCGCTCAGCATGTTCTGTAAATATCCCGACATCGCCCAACCTTGGTACTAGAAGCGGATGGAGAAGGCACGGCTGTCACCCTTGTCCGTGTGGGTAATGTGTGGTCGAGggtgtcacggtatagtaccatgcgacatgtcttctaATGATGTCCGTCAGTTGGatgtcaacacggtgaacggcagttggagtgttctTGAGAatgaagtgagtcgtatgggAGTTAGttcggtcttattgtatggagtccctagatacaatgatgtatcgagcgttggagagaacgcgacagaacgtgtcgtgttctgacggtggcaacggagtgggacagataatacttattgcctgcttaacggatgtaaatggatgcgctccattttccacggcatgcatgttatggAAGGTATTCTCGGTGtcactataagtatatgtgagcgcggGTCATGGTATAGGAATACTATGAccgaagaaagatatttgtgtacggtTGAGTTTGTTTCtcagttttgttgttttgttggcaaatcggagAAGCAACgagaactagtttatagcactaattcttcaatcattgttttataagttctttgatccgcattgctagtttacgcataggtcctcgtatccgctgcctaacccgaggggagcgtcgccaacgagtagagttttacagtccctaagtctcttaggtgtatcgccggtcgttcgtaataacgccctctcttgtttaccaggctctgttcctaacagcgcttctgtccatacggtgtacattggtgtatatcgtaacaGAGGGGATTCTCTGTGGAGCTAGGACTGTCCAAGTGAGAGCAACAAAATGAAGAGCGCTGAGAATTTTTGTCCTTACATAACAAACGGCCATTGGCCCTCTACACAACTATCCTTACAATACTGTCCATTTTTTCATGTTTAGCCATGCCCTGTCAATCACACTAAAAGCTAGTTTTGACTCTGAATCGGTTTTGGTTCTTGTAAGAGGTTCTCCGACCACTTGTCAACATCATGTACGCTAAGAAAGGTAATTGAATGACTCGGTTGCATGGTGTCGTTGCATTAGAGACAATTGCTTATGTTTTGGTGGGGTTGAGTTTTATTCCACGGCGGTATCGAGCGCCCACTAAATCGATCTTTTGCTTGACGCTTTTTCGGCGCTGAATCCGGCACGTAAAACTTCTGTGTACCATGCGGTCGTTGGACTGTACtgctggaaaaggagatGACTGCGAAATGTTGGTTGAAGTTCTAGTCCCCGTCGATCTGAGGACTACTTGCCCTTTGATGGTTGGAAGGTTGTTTgattttggcttcttcccggGAGCTTGATATACCATTTGGTGGTATTTGATCCACGCTTCAAGTTTGTCGTAGGTCCAGCTGCCACCCAGTGTAACTGGTAACCCCTCCGCTTTCAAGCCATACGGTAAGAGCTGTGGAAGAACTTCAATACCCGAGTACCCAATATGCAAATTTCCGCGATCACCCAAGGCGTGCTTCAAGATCTGAAGCAGTAGGGTGACCAGATTGTCCGAATATCTCCGGTCTTTAGCTGTCGGTGGGATGTAAATAAGATGAAACCCTTCGATCCGCACAGCCATTCCATTGCTCATAAAATGAAGAACCCGATTATTGGCACTCCTATCCACTACGGGACGGTCCATAATTCGCAAAAAGACCATTCCGTTTTTTTGCGCCTTCCGATTCTGACCCGCCAGGGAAATCCAAAAGAACAAAAAGCGTATTCTCTTTTCATTTACCACGCTCTCTGGTCCAGACATTCGAGCGTGATCGATACAGTAAATGGAACGGCCGCTGGAGTCCGCAGGAAGGCGGGCAACAAGACCTGTCTTGAGATCCTTCACGTCTTCTTTATCTAAGCATCCACCTCCAGATAAATCAAACATGGCCCGAAAAGCCCGCTCCGCAAACGTTTCTCGTCTCGTCTTCCAGTAAATCGCGAGTCTAGTAGCGGCCGC harbors:
- a CDS encoding predicted protein, producing the protein MQTSNRLQRLAHDNDVTSLQQDDDHLDETLAMRKLATKQIQEAMEFVKDKKDYEEAIRLVPNIVEAETHASLFMRREDFNAWAAATRLAIYWKTRRETFAERAFRAMFDLSGGGCLDKEDVKDLKTGLVARLPADSSGRSIYCIDHARMSGPESVVNEKRIRFLFFWISLAGQNRKAQKNGMVFLRIMDRPVVDRSANNRVLHFMSNGMAVRIEGFHLIYIPPTAKDRRYSDNLVTLLLQILKHALGDRGNLHIGYSGIEVLPQLLPYGLKAEGLPVTLGGSWTYDKLEAWIKYHQMVYQAPGKKPKSNNLPTIKGQVVLRSTGTRTSTNISQSSPFPAVQSNDRMVHRSFTCRIQRRKSVKQKIDLVGARYRRGIKLNPTKT